Proteins encoded together in one Penicillium digitatum chromosome 1, complete sequence window:
- a CDS encoding Vacuolar iron transporter Ccc1, putative — MSINSLTSLMSSYLPISDRSSSSEDEKDPHSRLRSDVEVGNNTTRHDDSERKSSRFIDGRTVSDAIIGLSDGMTVPFALTAGLSALGDTKIVVFGGLAELIAGAISMGLGGYLGAKSEEESYKATLKETQTQTMTDPASVSDTISDIFEPYELPFELVAQLKNHLSDSPMLPSFLMNFHHTLPEPSGSRAIICAFTIALGYFIGGFIPLIPYFFVGPHEAFIALRWSIATMVIALFIFGYVKTCFVIGWRGRRNIRNGAIGGVQMVLVGGIAAGSAMGLVKGFQMLAEAHEDHKHD, encoded by the exons ATGTCAATCAACTCCCTAACCAGCCTGATGTCGAGTTATTTGCCCATCTCCGATCGCAGTTCTTCTTCGGAGGACGAGAAGGACCCTCATTCGCGACTTCGATCGGATGTCGAGGTAGGGAACAACACAACCCGTCACGATGACTCGGAACGAAAGTCTTCCCGCTTTATTGATGGTCGTACCGTGTCCGATGCCATCATCGGTCTCTCCGACGGCATGACTGTGCCCTTCGCCCTAACTGCTGGACTATCTGCATTAGGCGATACCAAAATCGTTGTGTTCGGTGGACTCGCAGAACTCATCGCAGGAGCTATCTCGATGGGACTCGGTGGGTATCTGGGTGCTAAAAGCGAGGA GGAATCATACAAAGCCACGTTAAAAGAGACTCAAACGCAGACTATGACAGATCCCGCCTCTGTGTCTGACACCATCTCCGACATTTTTGAGCCCTACGAATTGCCATTTGAACTGGTCGCTCAACTCAAAAATCATCTGTCTGACTCTCCTATGCTTCCATCCTTTCTCATGAACTTCCACCACACTTTGCCCGAACCCTCTGGCTCACGAGCGATCATTTGTGCTTTTACAATCGCCCTGGGATACTTTATCGGTGGATTCATTCCTCTCATACCATACTTTTTCGTCGGACCCCATGAAGCCTTCATCGCCCTGCGGTGGTCCATTGCTACCATGGTCATTGCGCTGTTTATCTTCGGATATGTAAAAACCTGCTTTGTCATTGGCTGGCGGGGTCGTCGAAATATCCGCAATGGTGCCATTGGAGGTGTACAGATGGTACTGGTGGGTGGTATTGCCGCTGGTTCTGCCATGGGGCTGGTAAAGGGCTTCCAGATGCTGGCGGAGGCTCACGAGGACCACAAGCATGACTGA
- a CDS encoding Fungal transcriptional regulatory protein, N-terminal, producing the protein MHCRKENKCCIPRDSIDRPTQRRMPGRNHNSQKVSHDENQFHVNGFLPKGIDHEIPRWSAVYSFYSEMCRLLPTLTSTSPPLSAEMEEDISHVQTAPMERKQDAPSSGLEFSRRFQSDVLYRDCVEPTSPLKRVGRPARRSLSRSRSPPPVDERVGLEKALACEAETHGIHDPAREERAPSGGYSDSTYDVFMNDLDALLRF; encoded by the exons ATGCATTGCCGCAAGGAAAATAAATGCTGTATCCCGCGAGATTCTATTGACAG ACCCACCCAGCGACGAATGCCCGGCCGCAATCACAACAGCCAGAAAGTCAGCCATGACGAGAATCAATTTCatgtcaatggctttctGCCAAAAGGAATTGACCATGAAATACCCCGCTGGAGTGCAGTGTATTCTTTTTATTCGGAGATGTGCCGGCTACTGCCGACTCtcacctccacctccccGCCCCTTTCAGCCGAGATGGAAGAGGACATTTCACATGTGCAAACTGCACCAATGGAGAGAAAGCAGGATGCGCCATCGTCCGGGCTGGAATTCTCAAGGCGCTTTCAGTCGGATGTCCTATATAGGGATTGTGTGGAGCCAACTTCTCCTCTGAAGAGGGTCGGCAGACCTGCTCGTCGGTCTCTGTCTCGGTCTCGGTCCCCGCCACCTGTAGATGAAAGGGTTGGGCTGGAAAAAGCGTTAGCGTGCGAAGCTGAGACGCATGGGATCCATGATCCAGCGAGGGAAGAGAGAGCTCCAAGCGGAGGATACTCCGATTCCACCTATGATGTTTTTATGAATGATCTCGATGCATTGCTTAGATTTTGA
- a CDS encoding MFS transporter, putative, whose product MGTRNLLPLILLLVFVGIVAAVGFIVYSVVKTVGQTTRERIERKNIALTREGMKVQVKEIEDEAYKDQTQSVLVNIRMLRNASRFARSTPRSRLIASI is encoded by the exons ATGGGCACCCGCAATCTCCTTCCCCTCATCCTGCTCCTCGTCTTTGTTGGCATCGTTGCCGCGGTCGGGTTCATCGTCTACAGCGTCGTGAAAACTGTAGGCCAAACCACACGCGAAAGGATAGAGCGCAAGAATATTGCTCTCACCAGGGAGGGCATGAAAGTGCAAGTAAAGGAGATCGAAGACGAGGCCTACAAGGACCAGACCCAAAG tgTTCTCGTCAACAT AAGAATGCTGAGAAACGCAAGTA GGTTCGCAAGGAGCACTCCTCGCTCGCGATTGATAGCTAGCATATGA
- a CDS encoding Peroxin/Ferlin domain, giving the protein MLLRGCPCLRRHLSAVLDTVATCPDEPLLFLYPRWAAPALQRRQISSLKSIDASTGICPTSGSPFHAAVRPSPTLSRRSRQWISSESSSRSPDDSNPRFSPVAVGRHLKTGEDEEIGSDGSNEIGGGRSSKGQRQPVNSLADAEDATSQQPLRGFALTRAKRIQKGRLQDKSLNARTSSPTQRQLFLRHTSIRDRKKLRFREHMKKKYQSRSAKLFDNAWFDTKDILDQVQRDVRKNPKKNWNKKEILVPEETLALFSGVTRYTLKENIWYVPLHNGCRVHILPASQSKGLLRRVVLSATDHIMALVEGHFTRAQNLQAMGDPLVDIHKPPVPMCVSRGAMQRSNLPVPLIRGNWHFGETSDSSSNLDEILLPRPVIATVKEFNEHVEDVTSARQPTLDEKAMSLSKLPHVVRIKQHLKALFTEETHSNFISTAALNNALEFLCRHEFLDTARALCSRTEHVATTDTYNILLRAAARRQDVSVFRHFLRTMPRLHMRPNPDTWLALLSALVDPSEKAQLIEHMVQRGQMSNLSTIHSALQETIQDSLLVHLDSGKDIDSFIDLMTNTWGANWFSSSVVGQMFSVLARLKDFNSINRLMEICIDNNLTVDSYPLSHIVQALGANIHVALQYTLRFFEHPLFEVTSQNWEDLFLAAFRHRQYNICLVIWRYSCMKKSVTYKMRQAVLASLCRNASFGKPIGLNKDLWSSDAGKVIIGIDLHHENYRLPDSILDDIPSEFRHNPILYLIGWKPRGEQRNLQIRLANALIKRDLILGATRYVPQHPSPIMLDAASILDKEWRGVPRPLTWKMQNAIQVPIVRKDKERDQEKPQ; this is encoded by the coding sequence ATGCTCTTGCGTGGCTGCCCGTGTCTAAGGAGGCATCTGTCTGCCGTCTTGGACACTGTCGCGACTTGCCCCGATGAGCCTCTTCTGTTTCTCTATCCCCGCTGGGCTGCGCCTGCTTTGCAACGTCGACAGATATCTTCCCTGAAGTCGATTGATGCTTCAACTGGGATATGTCCTACTTCCGGTTCCCCATTTCACGCAGCAGTCCGCCCCTCTCCTACGCTTTCTCGACGCTCGCGCCAATGGATTTCCTCTGAGTCCTCCTCTCGGTCCCCCGATGATTCAAATCCGCGATTTTCCCCTGTGGCAGTTGGACGGCATCTTAAAACAGGCGAGGACGAGGAAATTGGCTCCGATGGTTCGAATGAAATTGGCGGAGGTCGGTCCTCCAAAGGTCAGAGGCAGCCTGTCAATTCCCTTGCAGATGCCGAAGACGCCACTTCTCAACAACCACTACGTGGCTTCGCATTGACGAGAGCGAAGAGAATACAGAAAGGTCGGCTGCAAGACAAATCCCTGAACGCCAGAACTTCCTCGCCTACGCAGAGACAACTATTTTTACGACATACATCGATTCGAGATCGGAAGAAGTTGCGGTTTCGCGAACACATGAAGAAAAAATATCAATCTCGCTCAGCAAAGCTCTTTGATAATGCTTGGTTTGATACTAAGGATATTCTGGATCAAGTGCAGCGCGATGTCCGGAAAAATCCTAAGAAGAATTGGAACAAGAAGGAGATACTTGTACCAGAGGAGACCCTCGCCCTATTTTCTGGTGTGACTCGTTATACTTTGAAAGAGAATATTTGGTACGTTCCGCTACATAATGGATGTCGCGTGCATATCCTACCTGCAAGCCAGAGCAAGGGGTTACTCCGTCGAGTCGTTCTGAGTGCCACGGACCATATCATGGCGCTAGTAGAAGGGCATTTTACCCGCGCACAGAACCTGCAAGCTATGGGTGATCCTCTtgttgatatccacaaacCACCGGTTCCAATGTGCGTTTCTCGGGGCGCGATGCAGCGTTCAAACCTGCCTGTACCGTTGATTCGTGGGAACTGGCATTTCGGCGAAACATCGGATAGCAGCTCAAATTTGGACGAGATCCTGCTCCCTCGACCGGTTATCGCTACCGTGAAGGAGTTTAACGAGCACGTCGAGGATGTCACATCTGCGAGGCAACCGACGCTCGATGAGAAGGCCATGTCTCTATCAAAGCTTCCACACGTGGTCAGGATTAAACAACATCTGAAAGCGCTATTCACGGAAGAAACACACTCCAACTTCATCTCGACTGCGGCCTTGAATAATGCACTGGAATTCCTTTGTCGACATGAGTTCCTTGACACTGCCCGAGCCTTGTGTTCACGCACAGAGCATGTGGCTACCACTGATACATATAATATCCTGTTACGAGCTGCTGCGCGACGTCAGGATGTCAGTGTCTTCCGTCACTTCCTGCGGACGATGCCTCGATTGCACATGCGCCCAAACCCAGACACATGGCTCGCATTGCTCAGCGCTCTGGTTGACCCCAGCGAGAAAGCCCAACTCATTGAACATATGGTTCAGCGTGGTCAGATGTCTAACCTTTCTACCATCCACAGCGCGCTCCAGGAGACAATCCAAGATTCGCTTTTGGTGCATTTGGATAGTGGGAAAGATATAGACTCCTTTATTGACCTCATGACCAATACCTGGGGCGCTAATTGGTTCAGCTCTTCCGTCGTTGGTCAGATGTTCAGTGTGCTTGCTCGATTGAAGGATTTTAACTCCATAAACCGGCTCATGGAAATCTGCATTGATAATAACCTCACTGTTGACAGTTATCCGCTCAGCCACATCGTGCAAGCGCTGGGTGCGAACATACACGTCGCTTTGCAGTATACCCTCCGCTTTTTTGAGCACCCTTTGTTTGAAGTAACCTCGCAAAATTGGGAGGATTTGTTTTTGGCCGCATTCAGGCACCGCCAATACAACATTTGCCTGGTTATATGGCGGTATTCTTGCATGAAAAAAAGCGTGACCTACAAGATGAGACAGGCGGTCTTGGCTTCCTTATGTCGCAATGCGTCCTTTGGTAAACCCATCGGGCTGAACAAAGATTTGTGGAGTTCCGATGCCGGCAAGGTCATCATCGGTATCGACCTACACCATGAAAACTACCGGCTTCCAGACTCCATTTTGGATGATATCCCCTCCGAATTCCGTCACAATCCAATTCTCTACCTCATCGGATGGAAGCCTAGGGGGGAACAACGTAATCTCCAAATCCGCCTTGCCAATGCTCTTATCAAGCGTGACCTCATCCTTGGTGCAACCCGCTATGTCCCCCAGCATCCTTCCCCGATTATGCTGGACGCAGCGTCTATCTTGGATAAGGAATGGCGGGGTGTACCACGGCCTCTGACTTGGAAGATGCAAAATGCTATTCAAGTTCCCATTGTCCGTAAAGACAAAGAGCGAGACCAAGAGAAACCCCAATAA
- a CDS encoding Kinetochore Mis14, with protein MAAPHYRKVELQSPADFTYLYANTVALSRRKLDLYFPPSATNNDTPDPMRERVRELVDEYINKTFESASASISINGIDSTSPQFPFPAAFTAPTEQVEYEAYDTDLASRVTSLYAQLESLNTTVAQQRRDAPRRAAKEYAAQLKKMIEEEEEEYENEDEIENGQKDADNDTEIGKSANVQPQSNIQNVNATLGQEANGMEVDSAPHGTGSVRTGAQMHSRRPCRNLDPAWTLQAALGTEEEQERWKSGDIASVYEDALRMLLRLQGDGNSNTDAGVEGNALATTVGKAERAGRAAEVVENMNKGGL; from the exons ATGGCAGCACCACACTATCGAAAAGTCGAGCTTCAATCTCCAGCAGACTTCACCTACCTCTACGCCAACACAGTTGCACTATCGCGCCGAAAGCTCGACCTCTACTTCCCCCCCTCCGCAACGAACAATGACACCCCCGATCCGATGCGCGAACGCGTCCGGGAGTTGGTCGACGAG TACATTAATAAAACATTCGAATcagcctcagcctcaattAGCATCAACGGTATAGACTCCACCTCACCACAATTCCCGTTCCCGGCAGCATTCACCGCGCCAACAGAACAAGTCGAGTATGAGGCATACGACACAGACCTTGCGTCGCGTGTGACGTCGCTGTACGCGCAGCTGGAATCGCTCAATACGACTGTTGCACAGCAGAGACGGGATGCGCCGAGACGTGCGGCAAAAGAATATGCCGCGcaattgaagaagatgattgaagaggaggaagaagaatatgAAAACGAGGATGAGATTGAGAATGGACAGAAAGACGCTGATAACGATACGGAAATTGGCAAATCTGCGAATGTGCAGCCCCAATCCAACATTCAAAACGTGAACGCAACACTCGGCCAAGAGGCGAATGGTATGGAGGTTGATTCTGCCCCGCATGGAACTGGATCGGTGCGGACAGGGGCCCAGATGCACTCGCGGCGCCCCTGTAGAAACCTCGACCCGGCGTGGACGTTGCAGGCTGCGCTCGGGACGGAAGAGGAGCAGGAGAGGTGGAAGAGTGGGGACATTGCGAGTGTCTATGAGGATGCTTTGCGGATGCTGCTGCGGTTGCAGGGTGATGGCAATTCTAATACAGACGCTGGTGTGGAGGGTAATGCGTTGGCAACGACGGTGGGCAAGGCTGAGAGGGCTGGCCGTGCTGCTGAAGTGGTGGAGAATATGAACAAGGGAGGGCTTTGA
- a CDS encoding Phospholipid:diacylglycerol acyltransferase, putative: protein MLRRRMGKDEVPPSDTVSGTKHENEQLHAEFVDTKVTQLVIKPRSKRRNGFIFLLGGIFGIFIALFFANQQEVISLDSLMELNLDSWIEALPQGILSDVKEFSQHERDTVSYDSFAVGLHLRAMGVEAKHPVVMIPGVISTGLESWGTGEASRQYFRRRLWGSWSMMRALVMDKAEWKNHVMLDQDTGLDPPGIKLRSAQGFDATDFFITGYWIWNKILENLATIGYDPTNAFTAAYDWRLSYLNLEVRDRYFTRLKSYIETAVQVQGEKVTLASHSMGSQVVLFFFKWVESEEHGNGGKDWVNKHIDSWVNIGGCMLGAVKGLTAVLSGEMRDTAQLNAFAVYGLEKFLSKGERVEIFRAMPGISSMLPKGGEAIWGNSTWAPDDQPGQPLTFGNLLRFHESNTSLTQKNLTASESIQYLLDQSEDWYRSQILNSYSHGVAHTKREVEANEKDPRTWLNPLESRLPLAPDMKIYCFYGVGKPTERSYFYQEDPDPTVNLKVSMDTAITNNEGVDHGVLMGEGDGTVSLLSAGYMCAKGWHLKRYNPAGIKVKVFEMPHEPDRFSPRGGPNTGDHVDILGRASLNDLLLRVAGGKGDSIEETFVSKIREYADRVQIFDEE, encoded by the exons ATGCTCCGCCGCCGCATGGGCAAGGACGAGGTCCCGCCCTCTGACACAGTCAGCGGTACGAAACATGAGAACGAACAGCTCCATGCGGAGTTTGTTGATACAAAAGTCACGCAGCTTGTTATTAAGCCCCGAAGTAAACGTCGCAATggtttcatcttcttgcTGGGCGGGATCTTCGGGATCTTCATCGCCTTGTTCTTCGCGAACCAGCAGGAGGTCATAAGCCTGGATTCGCTCATGGAACTGAATCTCGACTCGTGGATTGAGGCTCTTCCACAAGGGATTTTGAGTGACGTGAAAGAATTCTCA CAACACGAACGCGACACCGTCAGTTATGATTCATTTGCCGTTGGGCTACATCTTCGAGCTATGGGTGTAGAGGCCAAACACCCCGTCGTGATGATCCCCGGAGTCATCTCGACTGGCTTAGAGAGCTGGGGCACAGGCGAAGCCTCGCGACAATACTTCCGCCGACGATTATGGGGCAGCTGGAGCATGATGAGAGCTTTAGTTATGGATAAAGCTGAGTGGAAGAACCATGTCATGCTCGATCAGGATACAGGCCTGGACCCGCCTGGCATTAAACTCCGATCGGCGCAAGGATTCGATGCCACGGATTTTTTTATTACGGGGTATTGGATTTGGAATAAGATCCTGGAGAACCTGGCTACCATTGGCTATGATCCGACCAATGCGTTTACGGCTGCGTACGACTGGCGACTCTCATATCTCAACCTCGAAGTTCGCGATAGATATTTCACTCGACTCAAATCCTACATCGAGACTGCGGTGCAGGTACAGGGTGAGAAGGTCACATTGGCATCTCACAGCATGGGATCTCAGGTGGTGTTGTTTTTCTTCAAGTGGGTAGAGAGCGAGGAGCACGGAAACGGCGGCAAAGACTGGGTTAACAAACATATTGATTCGTGGGTCAACATCGGCGGTTGCATGCTAGGTGCCGTCAAGGGATTGACCGCCGTTCTGTCCGGTGAAATGCGGGATACGGCGCAATTAAACGCCTTTGCCGTGTACGGACTGGAGAAATTCCTATCGAAGGGCGAGCGCGTGGAGATCTTCCGTGCGATGCCCGGTATCTCCAGCATGCTACCAAAGGGCGGAGAGGCCATATGGGGAAACTCGACCTGGGCACCGGACGACCAACCAGGTCAGCCCTTGACCTTTGGCAACTTGCTCCGCTTCCACGAGTCCAACACATCCTTGACCCAAAAAAATCTTACTGCGTCAGAGAGTATTCAGTACCTCCTGGATCAGAGCGAGGATTGGTACCGGAGCCAGATTCTGAATAGTTACTCTCACGGTGTCGCGCACACCAAACGCGAGGTCGAAGCCAACGAGAAGGACCCGCGCACCTGGCTCAATCCCCTAGAGTCACGTTTGCCCCTTGCCCCAGACATGAAGATATATTGCTTTTATGGCGTAGGCAAGCCTACAGAGCGCAGCTACTTCTACCAGGAAGATCCTGATCCAACGGTCAACCTCAAGGTCAGCATGGACACCGCAATCACAAACAACGAGGGCGTTGACCACGGCGTTCTAATGGGCGAGGGCGACGGCACTGTGAGCCTGCTTAGTGCGGGCTACATGTGCGCCAAAGGCTGGCACCTGAAGCGTTATAATCCAGCTGGCATAAAGGTCAAGGTCTTTGAGATGCCTCACGAGCCTGATCGCTTCTCGCCCCGTGGTGGTCCCAACACTG GTGACCATGTGGATATACTAGGCCGTGCCTCCCTCaacgatcttcttctccgtgTCGCTGGCGGCAAAGGCGATTCAATCGAGGAGACCTTTGTCTCCAAAATCCGCGAGTATGCGGATCGTGTACAAATATTCGACGAGGAATAG
- a CDS encoding Acetyltransferase, GNAT family, putative, protein MSSAQDLRYVRYEKSRENEYVAAMRQLISKDLSEPYSIYVYRYFLYQWGDLCFLAMDDKDEMVGVVVSKLEPHRGGPLRGYIAMLAVREEYRGRGIATKLVRMAIDAMIERDADEIVLETEITNTGAMKLYERLGFIRSKQLHRYYLNGNSAYRLVLYLKEGVGAIRTALDPYGLPPPVPGLPDTCEGHSHANMGSLI, encoded by the exons ATGAGCAGTGCTCAAGATCTTCGCTATGTGCGATATGAAAAATCGCGCGAAAATGAGTATGTCGCCGCAATGCGCCAGCTGATCTCCAAAGATCTGTCCGAACCTTACAGCATCTACGTCTACCGCTATTTCCTATACCAATGGGGTGACCTATGTTTCCTCGCGATGGACGATAAAGATGAGATGGTCGGAGTCGTGGTATCAAAGCTAGAGCCGCACCGCGGAGGCCCACTGAGAGGGTATATCGCCATGCTGGCCGTGCGCGAAGAGTACCGCGGGCGGGGAATTGCAACCAAGCTAGTGCGCATGGCCATCGATGCTATGATCGAGCGGGATGCAGATGAG ATCGTTCTCGAAACTGAAATCACCAACACCGGGGCAATGAAACTGTACGAGCGGTTGGGCTTCATTCGGAGCAAACAGCTCCACCGTTATTACTTGAACGGAAATTCGGCTTACCGACTTGTGCTCTATCTCAAAGAAGGTGTGGGTGCGATTCGGACAGCACTTGACCCGTATGGTCTTCCACCACCAGTACCCGGTCTACCTGACACGTGCGAGGGACATTCTCATGCCAATATGGGGTCATTAATTTGA
- a CDS encoding Aureobasidin resistance protein Aur1 yields the protein MERSYAESARKASDPGAMAFIPASGATSHASQAPVQTPEPPFAHLIHFEVANLLLACRHPQILTGTPMDVSPGPLGKTAIATGLLCSLLMPITRQFFLPFLPVAGWLIFFYGCQFVPSDWRPAIWVRVLPAMENILYGANISNILSAHQNVVLDILAWIPYGLCHYGAPFVVSLILFFFGPPGTTPLYAQALGYISMIAVFIQLAFPCSPPWYENLYGLAPADYSMQGNPAGLARIDKLLGIDLYTSGFKQSPVVFGAFPSLHAADSTLAALFMSHVFPRLKPLWVTYTLWMWWATMYLSHHYAVDLVCGGLLATVAFYFAKTRFLPRVQADKMFRWDYDYVEIGDSSHDHSYDLASLDGDFNLDSDEWTVGSSSSVSSGSLSPVDDHYTWESETLTSNHDIEAGR from the exons ATGGAAAGATCGTACGCAGAATCAGCTCGGAAAGCTTCAGATCCAGGTGCCATGGCGTTCATTCCAGCTTCTGGTGCCACATCGCATGCGTCGCAAGCTCCGGTCCAAACTCCGGAGCCGCCTTTCGCCCACCTCATCCATTTCGAGGTTGCAAACCTCCTTCTCGCCTGCCGACACCCTCAGATCCTTACAGGCACACCGATGGACGTT TCTCCTGGTCCATTGGGAAAGACGGCGATTGCCACCGGACTTTTGTGCTCCCTCCTCATGCCAATCACCCGGCAATTCTTCCTGCCTTTCCTTCCCGTTGCCGGATGGCTTATCTTCTTCTATGGATGCCA ATTCGTTCCCAGCGATTGGCGGCCTGCCATTTGGGTTCGAGTGTTGCCCGCCATGGAAAACATCTTGTACGGTGCCAATATCAGCAACATTCTATCCGCCCACCAAAATGTCGTGCTTGACATTCTGGCATGGATTCCTTACGGACTCTGCCATTACGGAGCGCCATTCGTCGTTTCACtgatcctcttcttcttcgggcCTCCGGGAACTACCCCTCTGTACGCCCAGGCTCTCGGATACATCAGCATGATCGCCGTCTTCATCCAGTTGGCTTTCCCTTGTTCGCCACCCTGGTATGAAAATCTGTATGGTTTGGCACCGGCCGATTACTCTATGCAAGGAAACCCAGCTGGTCTTGCTCGCATTGACAAGTTACTGGGTATTGATCTCTACACTTCGGGCTTCAAGCAGTCCCCTGTTGTTTTCGGTGCATTCCCCTCGCTCCATGCTGCCGACTCTACCCTGGCAGCACTATTCATGAGCCACGTCTTCCCGCGGTTGAAGCCCCTCTGGGTTACCTACACACTGTGGATGTGGTGGGCTACCATGTATCTTTCTCACCACTACGCGGTTGATCTGGTCTGCGGGGGCCTACTCGCCACAGTTGCCTTTTACTTTGCCAAGACCCGGTTCCTCCCCCGAGTACAGGCCGACAAGATGTTCCGCTGGGACTACGACTACGTCGAGATCGGTGACTCTTCTCACGACCACAGTTATGATCTTGCTAGCTTGGATGGCGATTTCAACTTGGACAGCGACGAGTGGACCGTAGGATCTTCTTCGTCCGTTTCTTCGGGCTCTCTGAGCCCGGTGGACGATCATTACACGTGGGAAAGCGAAACTCTCACCTCGAATCACGACATCGAGGCTGGACGGTAA
- a CDS encoding Peroxin 23-like, putative, with protein MENPPSISLVDNTVPSQPTGERATRRTSTLNQRGSLTKHLSRVSVQSQLKKRKYAKWQPDRLGIAPETNDSLSRESSQVRGGSISASSTGESSGGRDFEIADFAPSRVSTINDSGTGQVNGTEDQINGREDTNRRSEMDILYENQRGWFVLGVPHYSHSSLLNFDPSPWMTQDRRASPVDITNAQLPDPSWEWTWKTWYVDMSGDTDEQGWQYSFSFSSSSWHGTQPWFHSFVRRRRWVRLRTKALARRNLGRSNFENSHLLTEDYFTIHSSKARSREQSTAGLSRVESGFLNHVSMTVDEEPHVDEIGDIPSLMHALKLASIDREKIDALKKFIEDGGEELFYLNDKIPKIMPMFLFQTSRWQFMTYLSRVIRELSKAPTGSDKDADAIQRKKDNLTRAAESCKHHITGPDVFKDDHGESGTELLDLTPVAKHDTLLAKRPVLEERASSVKQIFRGIPKAAEIDHEGHIY; from the exons ATGGAGAACCCTCCGTCCATTTCCCTCGTGGATAATACCGTCCCATCGCAACCCACCGGCGAGAGAGCTACACGGCGCACATCCACCCTCAATCAGCGAGGGAGCCTGACGAAACACCTGAGCCGTGTATCCGTCCAAAGCCAGCTCAAAAAACGGAAATACGCAAAATGGCAACCCGATAGGCTCGGTATCGCGCCCGAGACAAATGACTCGCTCAGCCGAGAATCGTCCCAGGTGCGCGGAGGCTCCATCTCAGCAAGCTCTACCGGAGAAAGCAGCGGAGGCAGAGATTTCGAGATAGCTGACTTTGCTCCATCGCGAGTCTCGACTATCAATGACAGCGGCACTGGCCAGGTGAACGGAACAGAAGATCAAATCAACGGCCGCGAGGACACAAACCGGCGCTCGGAAATGGATATTCTTTACGAGAACCAGCGAGGCTGGTTCGTTCTTGGTGTCCCACATTACTCGCACAGCTCGCTGTTGAACTTTGATCCCAGCCCCTGGATGACACAGGATCGCAGAGCTAGTCCTGTTGATATCACGAATGCCCAGCTGCCTGACCCAAGTTGGGAATGGACATGGAAGACATGGTATGTTGACATGTCTGGTGATACCGATGAGCAAGGGTGGCAGTACTCTTTTTCGTTTTCGTCGTCTTCGTGGCATGGTACCCAGCCGTGGTTTCATTCGTTTGTCCGGAGAAGACGGTGGGTGAGACTACGGACCAAGGCCCTTGCACGGCGGAACCTTGGTCGCTCTAACTTTGAGAACTCACATTTGCTTACTGAGGACTATTTTACCATCCATTCGTCCAAGGCAAGAAGTCGGGAGCAGAGTACTGCGGGACTGTCCCGGGTAGAATCTGGATTCTTGAATCATGTGAGCATGACGGTTGATGAGGAGCCACATGTTGATGAGATCGGGGATATACCCAGTTTGATGCATGCTTTGAAATTAGCTTCCATTGATCGAGAGAAAATTGATGCGCTGAAGAAATTCATTGAGGATGGAGGCGAGGAACTTTTTTATCTGAACGACAAG ATACCAAAAATAATGCCCATGTTCCTCTTCCAGACCTCCCGCTGGCAATTTATGACATATCTTTCTCGTGTCATTCGTGAGCTGTCCAAAGCTCCCACCGGTTCTGACAAAGACGCCGATGCAATCCAACGCAAGAAAGATAATCTCACTCGTGCCGCAGAATCTTGCAAGCATCATATTACCGGACCGGACGTTTTCAAAGACGATCATGGCGAGTCAGGGACGGAACTGTTAGACTTGACTCCGGTAGCCAAGCATGATACACTACTGGCTAAGCGACCAGTCTTGGAGGAGCGTGCGAGTTCGGTGAAGCAGATTTTCAGGGGCATTCCCAAAGCTGCTGAGATTGACCATGAAGGTCACATTTATTAA